In the genome of Raphanus sativus cultivar WK10039 chromosome 9, ASM80110v3, whole genome shotgun sequence, the window TACCCCATTGGTGGTTTCTTCTCACCATCAACCATCCGTAGAACCTTCACCAATGGAGAAGTTAGCTTCAGAGCATAAGCTATGTTCCTCCAGAACCCTTCTTGAAGGATATACTGCTTCTAGGTCTGGGCATATAAACTGAATCcgaacccaaacccaaaccgaaaaaCCCAAATCCGTATCCAAAccgaagttaaaaaaaaacgatCGGATTTTGGTTTCAATGACTTTGGATACCCGTACCCGATCGGTTATACCCGATAACCGAACAAATACCCGAAAACAATCGATACTATATAAAGCAATTAACCCTAGCTTTTATCCCTTTTCCCAAATATGTTCAGTTTCTTGACAATCTCTCAATCTAGCCTAATACCTAGATACGACCTTCGATTTTCGAAACTGGAACCTACCAAAAGTCTTTTATCGTCGGCTTCTTCTCCTTTTTCGACAAGGAGAAATAAATCAAAggtaaatcatttttttttctaagcttcttctccttcatcgaGTCTTCTATTTCCTGTTTCTGTTAGTTGATTAAGTTAGGACATTTGTTCTTCTTGTCGTAGAGACAGAGGCAAAGTTAGTAAATGACAAAGGTTTAGAATTGTTTCTCTTGTTCTATTTTCATTTGTTAGTTGATTATTGAACTAACATTGATTTCATTTTGTCATGTAGATGGATTCATCATCAATACCTTTTGAAGGCACTGAAAACAGAGATTCACAAGAGTTTGATCGAAGAGGCAAACGAAATTCACCTGAAGACAGTGAGGAGCAGAGTAATACAAAGCGTGTACTCCCCACAAGATCTGATGTGTTGGATCACTACCAATGAAGTGAAGAGAACCGTGACAAATGCGTGTGCAACTACTGTCTAAAGAGCTACACTTGCCCAACAAAGTCTGGAACCACTAACTTGTGTAATCATCTTAAGTTTTGCAAGCAATACAAAGCATGGCAAGATGGTCAAGATCTTACTAAGGGCCAACAGAAAGTCTTTTGAAGAGTGCAAAAGTTTCAGAGGATATACTTAGAGAAGCAACAAACGAAATGGTTGTTATTGGACAGCTGCCACTCTCCTTCATCGGAAGTGTAGCTTTCAAACACTTCTGTAATAAGGTAATTTCAGTACtgtatcttttaaaattttacacttatttgataaaaaatttatgtaaatCTATGCTAATATATCTCTTCTTTTATGTCTAGACTAACTTCCATGATTCTCATTCAATACGTACAGCTACTAGAGATATCGTAAAGATGTATGTTAAGAGGAAAGATGCTCTTAAGAAAATGTTTAAAACAAACAAGCAAAGAGTTTCCATCACCACCGAGATATGGGTGTCTCAAGTAACAAGTAAGTAATAGTTTTGGATCATATTTTAAGCTTTGTTTAGTGATCTTCTCTTTGATATAACTAATCTTTCATTTTGTTTCTTACTTGGTGCAGGAGCTAGCTATATGGTGATAACAGCTTACATAGATGCATATTCGCCGTTGAACAAACTGATCATTGGGTTCAAATATGTAACTGATCACAAAGGTAACACTATTGTATCTACTCTCTTAGAATGCCTAGCTGAGTGGGGAATAGAAAAGGTGTTTTGTATCACTGTGGACAATGCAACTGCAAACAGCAATGATTTGATGCTTTTTGAAGAGAGCTTCTCTAAGAAATCTGATGAAGCATTAGTTATGAAAGGGGAATTTCTGCATATGAGATGGTCACATTATTAATCTGATTGTGAGGGATGGCTTGTCAGACATAGATGATAGTGTGACTGGAATCCGCAATGCAATCTCATATGTAAGATCTGAAACTAATAGACATAAGGCGTTTGAGCTTAATGTTGATTCTGGTAGGATAAAAAGAGTCAGCCTGCCACTTGATTGTGTTACTAGGTGGAACTCAACCTACTTGATGTTGCGGAGAgatcttattttcataaatgCGTTTGATAAGATGggttttgaggacaaaccatACAATGATCATTTCATGGAGGTAGTCAAGGGAAAAAAGAGAGTCGGACCTCCTGTTAGTGAGGATTGGCGTGCTGTTGGAAGGCTAGAGAGGTTTCTTATAATCTTCTATAACTCAACCTTAGTTGTCTCAGCCTCTACGACGCTTAATGCCCACAAGTGCTATGGTGAGATAGTAAACGTAGCATCCAATCTGAAGTTGCTTTGTAATAGCTACGATGCTGATTTGAAAGTTAAGGCTGTGGAGATGTTGATGAAGTTTGATAAGTATTGGGAAGGGTTGAAGAACATTAACAAGATTTTGGTGGTGGCAAGTGTCTTTGATCCTTCAAGAAAGATGAAGTTTGCAAAGTTGTGCTTTGAGGATCTTTATGGGGAAAAAAGTGTGGAGGCTAAAGCTTTAAATGATTCAGTCCTTACTATTTTGTCTGATTTGTTCAAGGAGTATACCGAAAGAAATGGTAAACAAACAGCAGCAAATGTGCAATCATCTCAGTCTACTCAGTCTACTCAGTCTTCCCAATCTCAAGAACAACCAACAATATACTTGCTTGACGATGATCTCGGCTACCACATGATTGAGAAAAAGTACAACACGATGTTAAAGGAGAGTGAAGTGAGAGACATCAACGAGTTGGAGGCATACTTAAAGGCTGATGTTGAGACCGAAGATGTAACAGATAGATCTGACTATGTTCTCTCTTGGTGGAAAGTAAACTCTGGCAATTACCATATTCTATCACAGATAGCTCGTGATCTTTTTTGCTATGCAAGTTTCTTTGGTTGCATCTGGAAGTGCATTCAGCACGTGTGGGAGGTTAATAGAACCACATAGGAGTTGTTTAACTCATTATATCGTTGAGGTTCTCATGTGTACTGAATAGTTGATGAAGCAAGATATCAGACTTGAAGGAAAGGTGCTCACCAATACTCAGATACTTGGAGATGTTGAGTACGAAGAAAAGATGAAGAGAGGTTTGTAACGTTCTTCTATTACTCACATCTttatctttttatgtttttaacaCTTTCTTTTGCATTACTTGAACAGAGTATGAACATGTATCAGAGTTAGAAGACTAGAGGACTAAGCTAATATGGATTCGTTGCAGGTAATAACATGTTCTTCTCATCTGTCATATTTTCTTGTTGTGGTTTTTTTAATCTTCTAACATCAGAAATTATATCTTTTGGTGTTACAGGATGAGGATGAGTGATAAGAAGATTTTTCTTTCAGTTTCTTAATGATCTAagacttttttgttttgtttaagtttGGGTATGAAATCATTGTGCTACGTTGGGATTGCAGGACATGTTGTTTCGTTTCAGTTTGGATGATTGTTATTTATGGAAACATGTTTAAGGTTGGTTTGAATCTTGGAAAAGAAATTCTATGTAGATGCATCTCGGTTTGTTTGGGTGTATCCGAAATAACTCGAATccgaaaaaaatatattcgaacccgatccgaaatacagaaatacccgaatgggtgCTAGGCCCCTTTACCGaaatatccgaaaacccgaatcacccgacccgaacccgaacgggtacgcGGATGCCCAAGCCTAACTGCTTCAGCTTCCTTGCTCCTGCTTCCTTAGGACATTTCGATTTTTCCCATTCCTCCGAAGTCAACATCTTCTTCAAATTAGCTTGCGGAAGGTGAAATTGGGTCATGGTGATGAAGGAAGTGGCGAATCTTGTTATTCCTCTGATCTGTGAACCTTATCATCATGTTCACAAGAGGGTCACGGCAGTATATGTACGCATTAATAAACATGCACTTCTTCATTGCAGTATTCACCGCAGCTATCTTTCCAATGTCCTCCAACATCAAATCAAGAGAATGCGCAGCACATGGAGTCCAAAAGAGATGTGGACGTTTTGCTTCAAGAAGTTTTCCAGCCTTGACGTAGTTTGAGGCGTTATCAGTTACAACCTGAACCACGTTCTTCTCACCAACTTCTTCAACCATATCATCAAGTAGCTTGAACAACATTGTAGCATCTTTCACCACTTCAGAAACCTCTTTGGACCTGATGAACACATAACCTTTAGGTGAGTTAACCAGAAAGTTGACAATGTCTTTCTGCACCACAGAATCACGCCACCCATCAGACATGATTAAGCATCCTTTCACTGTTCACTCTTCCATGTTAGGAGCCAGCAGAGCTTGAACATTGGCGACTTCGTTTTGAAGTAAAGGGAACCGGAGCTCATACTGAGAAGGATGCTTTAACCCCATACCATACTACCCGATGAGCTCTGTCATCTCCTTGAAACTGTCATGAGAGACAACATTGAAAGAAACCCCAGCATCGAAGAACCACCTTGCTATGCCTCCACACACTTTTTCTCTTAACTCCTTGTCACAAGCTCCAAACACTCTTTTCATATCCTTTCTGTCTTTCAAGATGTCTGGAGGCATAGACATCACAAACTTTTCCAAAGGACCACGGTTCTTCCTCTTGATAGCCTTTCATGTTGGTTGATCACCATCCAAGTCCTCCATATCATCTTCATTCACCACGGGTTGGTACTGCATTGATAGAGCTACTCTTTCTCAACTTTTCTGGCCATGTAGCTCTGCAGGTCAACCCTAACATGTTCTGGACAGATTGGACACTTATTTGCATTTTTGTACCCGCCAACAAGATGTTGTTTCAATCCTGAAACTCCAACAGTTAACACCTTGTAGCAGAAGATACACTTCCAGTGGTTGGTGTTATTGTTAACCATGGTTCCATACTTCCTTCCCGGATCCACTTGTTGTCTTTCTCTCTGAGACCCTCCTCCTTGAGACCCTCCATGAGATGATCCAGCTCCAGCGTCAGACATGATCACAACTACAACATAGAAAAACATGGAATGAGAATAAACTATTGACTATAAACAATACACGAGACaaattaacattaaaaagaAGCTACTGATATAAACAAGAGTCATTCTTAAAAGAAGCTCTCTCTTATATACGATACCACCAGATGTGCCCCCCGACATGATCAACAAACAaggtttatattaaataaaagctacTAACATAAGGCGAAGAAACTATGATATAAACAAGAAAAGATCATAAACTTGTATTAAAGAAGCTACTATCAAGTAAAAACCTTACAAATGATAAGCTACTGCCGCAAGTTGTAGAGAGGAAAAtctaatgatttttatttaaggTTTGTAAGGTTCTTATATAGGAGAAGACATTAGGGTCAGTGGGATTGCATCCTAGGTTAGTGGGGTTGTGGATACCCTCCTCTACACGCCTAATACGTGGAAAGAGTATATACTTTCAGATATACTAAATATTCTGACAAAAACCGTTTTGTTAAATGTACATTTTtaagcaaatttttttttgtataagtACAACTAAACGTCGTTTTTAGCGCTTGATGGATATTGCAAAAACGAGGAAAAAGCGAGAAAAGCTAGAGATCTATATAACTCGCCTGACAAGGGTGTCCCTAAGCGTTGAGGCCATCGCCTTGAGCGTCTTAGCGCCATGGCGAGAAAAACTTTCGCTTTTTCGAACACAGAACAAGCGATCACCTACTTTTCAGTGTAGTTTCACTTCGAGTATGTGGAAAAAACTGACGCAGAAACTCTTGGAATTCTCGTCGGACTGCAATGTCTTGGTAACTAACATTTCAAGAAATCATCGACCAGAACATCTACATTTCTTGAGCGATGTCTATTTCAGTCAGCTATATATGCTGTATGGATATAAAAGAAACCCTCGGTGCCATGGCGAGACACCAACATCTCAAGGTATCATGTTCCGAGGAATATATAATCACATTTGCATGAGACTACTCACAATTGGGGACAACCGATTATTTGTTACGATCCACcatataaaattgtaaaccACTTGAGTCAAAATCTAAATCTAGACTGaccaaataataataactagacTCTGCGAATAATCAAACTCATAACTAATGTGGATTCTACACACTAAAATGAAACTTTgttcatctttttatttatttataatcaaaattttgatgGGTCACACTGcataactttcaaaaataacaagTATATCATCGGCCTGTAAATTTAGGAATCTTAAATCTTAATTATGAGAAATTTACACTTTAAGTCACTTATTGACTTTAAACACCACAATAAGTCACTTCTTTATACTGAGACACTTTTTTGCAACTGAAGCCCAACTAAAGTTGTTTGGTCCGTCAGAGCAATTAAGGCTGGTtacatttttgaatttcaaattataattggtttagttttttttcttttaatattaagaTATTGAAAACTCATAGatattttcagtttcttctccttTATTATCGTAAAACACAGTTACAGAGGACGACAATTTCATTTTCGCTTCTTCACCGATTGCTCTGACCAGAAATCACAATTTGCTGCCTGAATTCCGCTTAGATACCGAGATGAGGATGAGTGCTCGTCGTTCTGGCAAAGGCCATTGTGAAGGTTAGTCGGACATCGCCGGTGTCTTTTATCTCGCTTTGGATTTAGTCTAGGGTTTTGTTGggttgtatttttttgttagttagaATATGAATCCGTTTGTCTTTTTTACATTTCGCCTAATCTAATTTCTTGTTTGATTTTGGAACAATGCAGAGGAACAAAACCCAGGTGACGCGGAGGACTTGACGGCGTTTCGTCGGCGGCCGGGAAAAGAACACGTAGTGGGTGAGTATTTTTAGCCATTACCAGAATGTTTTTGGGTTTTCTGTTCCTATTTGTTGTTGCTGAtggttgatttttttataattttttgccATGATTGGACCAGATTTGGTGGCGAGGGGAAGGCGACCAGGGAAAGAGCATTGCGTTGGTGAGTTACGACATTCTCCCATAGTTATAGTAAACTCAATTGCAGTGGTTTATTAGgctgtgtgttttttttctttgatatttgTTATTGGAGTCGCTAgctttttttgtatttatacaAGTGTTAACGACTGTACTGATGGTCGCAAATGCACATGTGTAAGGGATGTGTGTACGCGGTTGTTTAGATTGGTGCATATGTACACATGTACGCTTGTGTTTAGTTTTGTGAATGAACATGTGTGCAACCTTTTTATTGTTGTGCACACGTACAATGATGCTTGTGATTCTGTATGTGTGTTGTAgtttgactatttttttttggtggatGCAGCTTATTGTGCAGCCGATGATGAAGATTGGTACATACAAGCCAGATGGGTGGGGGAAATGGGATGATGAGATATATgatagaagaggaagaagcatGGTGCTTGTTCGAGACCCAATGCAGGTGTACAATAACACGTGTGTACATGTGTGATGTGTATACAAAATTAGATGAATGTTTTGACATGTACATATTATGTTTATTGATATCCACATGTACAACTTTACATATATACACTTTGTATTTAAAGCAAAAAAACAGATTTAGATATGTTACATCTCATTGTACTATACTCATTTGTATATTGTTGAGTGACATATATTGTACACGAGAtctgtataattgttttttgtgTACTATTAGAAAATgatgaaatatatatagttgTACACGAGATCAGATGTACACATGGATGTGTTCATTTTGGTTGTACACACGGATTTGTTCGATTTTGTTGTACAATGATCAGGTGTATATATGTACTTGGTGTTATATTACACAACATCTCAATTCTTCACAGAGCAAAACATTAGACTTCTTGACTCAAGATCAAAACTTTACAAGAAGGGTAAATTCAAAACTTGTGACAAACATTAGTAGTCTCTCAATCACATGAAAGAGAAACTAAAATTAAGGCCAAGATCAAAACTTTACAATCACTGAACAGTGAATACCAAAATCTGCAAGTTTTAGCACTATGTTTCTTAAACTCCTTCCCCAGTAAAGAATCCAtccttttttgatcaaaacattaGATTTTCCCAATCTGTGAAACCAATATATTACACAATATCTCAATTCTTCAGAGAGCAAAACATTAGGCTTCTTGACTCAAGATCAAAACTTTACAATAAGGGTAAATTCAAAACTTGTGACAAACATTAGTAGTCTCTCAATCACATGAAAGAGAAACTAATATTGAGGCCAAGATCAAAACTTTACAACTACCGAACACCAAAAGCTGCAAGCTTTAGCACTATGTTTCTTAAACTCCCTCCCCAGTAGAGAATACATcccattttgatcattttttcttttgtttcttggcATCTCGGATCCTTGCAGctacagaagaagaaaacatgACGGTGGCAATTGAGGGGATGTTACCGATTGTGGTGGCCTCAAATGAAGAAGAGTGAGAAGAGACTAGAACTCACCATGAGCGTAACCCTGAGAGCAGCTGCGGCATAACCATGAACATAAACAGAGTGTGCGGTAACGCTTCTTCGTTCTCGATCTTGAACTGATCAGaactcatcttcttccttctctctgTAAGTCAAGTGCTCTTTCTCATCTGTTAGATTTTCGAATCTGTGAAACCAATAGATTAATGATAGAGTTTTATGGTTTTTagagattcaaaaaaaaaaaacgacgaCGGTGGAGAAGAAATAagcttaagaaaaaaaaaaagagaataaggATAACATTAGATCTGTATAGAAGAGATGTCAATTTTGTTATGATCTATAACATTAGATCTGGACCGTCCAAAATTGCAATAAATCTATGGCTATAAATGAATCCCGCCCATTTATTTGGTAAGTTGGTCACGTGATGATTGAGCATGAACTAAAAAAGTTTGATCTCAACTGATGGTTTTGAAAAAGTGTCCTAGTATAAACATGTGACCTAAAGTGATATTAACAAGTGAGAAAGTGACCTGGAGTGTAAATATTTCCTTAATTATTATGAGCCagtgaataaaagaaaattaaaaatattttgagcCTTAACCTGATTTGGAAGTCAATAGTAGACCCGATTACCCGAACCCGCTTCTAAAATACCAACGGAGGCAAAAGCCGATTCCACGTTTCCATCATCTCTCAATCTGTtaataatctctctctctctctctctctctctctctctctctctctctctaactttCTTAAAGATTTGGTAGAATCGTGATGGGTTTATCAAAAGGTAGATTGAAAGCCTGGTTCAATAAGAAAATCACCGACCCTCTCCTCCAGATCTTGCGTAGGTCTgtcttctccctctctctttaCGCGTTTTCTATCATACTTTCACATGGGATCTGATATTAGGTCTATTTATTTACTCGGATTCTCCTCCAAGATACTTGAGTTAAGAGATGGAATCAGATAGATCTCCTTTGCTATTTGTTGATTGTTTCGTCTTAAAACCTGATCTATGTTGTTTTCTTAATTTGCAACATTAAAGGAAAAATATTTATGGCTCCTAAATGATTCTCTTTAATGATGTGGTAACTTGTaactttgattttgttttcattttttcaattATCTAATAGAGGTACTGAGCCTAAGCAGCTTGCTTTCTCCGCCGCACTCGGTATTACCTTGGGGATATTTCCGATATGCGGTGCGTCTCCTAAGCTTACTTCTTTTCGCTTTTGCTACGTTCTGAGATTGAAATGTAACTTACTGAGATTGGTTTTTGGGTTCTTAAAAAACAGGTGTTCCTGTGTTTCTATGTGGAGTAGCTATTGCGTTTCTTGGTTCTGCTTGTCATGCTCCTACCGTAATGTTGGCTAACATCATTGCCACTCCAGCAGAACTTGCGTATAACCTTTATGCTATCTATACACACATCCGTCTAATCTTTTACTATCATCAACTCTCTCTCTGACTTGGATTTTGTTTATCATTCATGTCTTTTGGGTAAAGCCTCGTGGTGCCTTTTCTAAGACTTGGTGAGAAAGTCACTGGTGGACCTCATTTTCCTTTGACATCAGATGCCCTCAAGAAGGTTTTCACTGGTCAAGCCTCCCAGGAAGTCTTTTTAAGCATTGGTAATGCGGTAAGTAGCTACAATGATACTCCTATTTTCTCTTTCCGGAATCTTGTTTTTCAAGATAAAGTCTTTTTGATTTGTTAGTCCTATCGTTTATTGGTTACTGCAGTTACTAGGGTGGCTTGTAGCAACTCCATTCTTCTTTATTGCGCTGTACGTTGTGTTGCTTCCGTGTTTCAAGATCCTTGTTCGCAAGTTTGGCGCAGCTGCTTCAACCCCAAAAATACCAATAAGTATGGAGACAGAGCTCAACCCGAAGCCAAGAGTCGCTTAGGTTCAACAAGAGTTAGGGTTCTCATTTTTCTGTTAACCCTTGAATTGTAACACTGAGAGATACATAGACGACCTAATGTATAGGGGGACACGACTGTACTATCAAATCCTCGCACTTTTGTTCAAAAACCTCTTTTAGAAAGTGTCAGCAACCGAAAATATTGGAGGGTTACATATTTAATCATTGTATCAAACATAAAGCATCAAGCCatttcttgtgttttttttttgttctttgtttgtGAAATTGGCAATCAAAATATCAAAGAACGAATCAACAAGAAGCATTAAGGCTGCAAAGACTAATGCGCCAATTGTGGTTTT includes:
- the LOC108823823 gene encoding uncharacterized protein LOC108823823 — encoded protein: MGLSKGRLKAWFNKKITDPLLQILRRGTEPKQLAFSAALGITLGIFPICGVPVFLCGVAIAFLGSACHAPTVMLANIIATPAELALVVPFLRLGEKVTGGPHFPLTSDALKKVFTGQASQEVFLSIGNALLGWLVATPFFFIALYVVLLPCFKILVRKFGAAASTPKIPISMETELNPKPRVA